A single region of the Salvia miltiorrhiza cultivar Shanhuang (shh) chromosome 8, IMPLAD_Smil_shh, whole genome shotgun sequence genome encodes:
- the LOC130999754 gene encoding pentatricopeptide repeat-containing protein At1g12300, mitochondrial-like isoform X2, which yields MTSRRAAVFAIDLIHGTGFLYPWSLKSGNVLPARDLVRRLERSRLRPNVKAYNALLDGLRKSGMVDDALQLLSAMIEKGITPNVVTYNSMIQGLCDLRRLEDVKVLVNEMSNSNISLDVVTFSILIDAYCKERKMKEAEDLLEIMKQRNVCPNVVTYNAIMEGYCLRGEIDKALQVLDSMVDKGLKPDIVTYNCLLNGYCRKGRIDEAWLHFLEVPLKGLEHDTCTYNTMIHGLFSERRFSEGWKLFKDMEARRVTPNIYTYSTLLDGLCRNGETDEALSFLHTIEGNGVTPNRVTYGAVINGLCKNGKLDVARDLFNQLPSRGVLPNARMYTMIIGALCHEGSTEEAQCLLTEMQSHGCAPTSVTYNIMTRSFLKKKELSKAIPYLEVMRKKGLSADVSTLSMLIDQMQGKTKDVVLLKLMKDVLPKDFAS from the exons ATGACGAGCAGAAGAGCTGCTGTTTTTGCAATCGATCTCATTCATGGAACAGGATTTCTCTATCCATGGTCGCTTAAATCGG GAAATGTCCTTCCAGCGAGAGATTTAGTTCGTAGATTAGAAAGAAGCAGGTTGAGACCCAATGTCAAGGCTTATAATGCATTACTCGACGGGCTACGCAAATCTGGAATGGTGGATGATGCTCTCCAGCTCCTATCCGCGATGATCGAAAAGGGTATTACACCCAATGTTGTCACGTACAACTCGATGATTCAGGGGTTGTGCGACCTAAGGAGACTGGAGGATGTTAAGGTTCTGGTGAATGAAATGTCTAATTCTAATATTTCTCTCGATGTCGTAACTTTTAGTATATTGATTGATGCATACTGCAAGGAGAGAAAGATGAAAGAGGCTGAAGATTTGTTGGAAATTATGAAGCAACGTAACGTATGCCCTAATGTTGTCACTTATAATGCGATAATGGAGGGGTATTGTTTGAGAGGAGAAATTGACAAAGCACTACAAGTACTTGATTCCATGGTTGACAAGGGACTTAAGCCTGATATTGTTACCTACAATTGCTTATTAAATGGATATTGCAGAAAGGGGAGAATAGACGAAGCTTGGCTTCATTTTCTGGAAGTTCCTTTGAAAGGTCTGGAGCATGATACATGTACTTATAATACCATGATTCATGGACTGTTTAGTGAACGTAGATTTTCCGAGGGCTGGAAGCTTTTCAAGGATATGGAAGCTCGACGAGTAACTCCTAACATATATACTTATAGTACATTGTTGGATGGGCTGTGCAGGAATGGGGAGACTGATGAAGCTCTTTCTTTTCTACACACCATTGAAGGGAATGGAGTTACTCCTAATAGAGTCACATATGGGGCTGTCATTAATGGATTATGCAAAAATGGGAAACTTGATGTTGCCAGAGATCTTTTCAACCAACTACCTTCTAGAGGTGTGCTACCTAATGCTCGAATGTATACAATGATCATTGGTGCACTTTGTCATGAAGGTTCTACAGAGGAGGCACAATGTTTGCTTACAGAGATGCAGAGTCATGGTTGTGCACCTACCAGCGTGACATACAACATCATGACGCGAAGTTTCCTAAAGAAGAAAGAGCTTAGCAAGGCAATTCCATACTTGGAAGTAATGCGCAAAAAGGGACTCTCAGCAGATGTTTCTACTCTTTCCATGCTCATTGATCAAATGCAAGGAAAAACTAAAGATGTTGTTCTTCTCAAATTGATGAAGGATGTTTTGCCAAAGGATTTTGCATCATAG
- the LOC130999754 gene encoding putative pentatricopeptide repeat-containing protein At1g12700, mitochondrial isoform X1, giving the protein MTSRRAAVFAIDLIHGTGFLYPWSLKSGIISPPFSHFSSKAFQPKQPRIDFSCVKELNDAIGVFQKMKSMQPEPSVRMYNSLLSVTVKIEQYSFALYMFDEMLRMGVPINVYTMNIAVNCCCLLKDIKSGFAVMGIFFKRGYEPDVATFTTLIKGLFLNHKVAEAGKLFNMLLRFRICEPNDIMILTMVDGLCKSGNVLPARDLVRRLERSRLRPNVKAYNALLDGLRKSGMVDDALQLLSAMIEKGITPNVVTYNSMIQGLCDLRRLEDVKVLVNEMSNSNISLDVVTFSILIDAYCKERKMKEAEDLLEIMKQRNVCPNVVTYNAIMEGYCLRGEIDKALQVLDSMVDKGLKPDIVTYNCLLNGYCRKGRIDEAWLHFLEVPLKGLEHDTCTYNTMIHGLFSERRFSEGWKLFKDMEARRVTPNIYTYSTLLDGLCRNGETDEALSFLHTIEGNGVTPNRVTYGAVINGLCKNGKLDVARDLFNQLPSRGVLPNARMYTMIIGALCHEGSTEEAQCLLTEMQSHGCAPTSVTYNIMTRSFLKKKELSKAIPYLEVMRKKGLSADVSTLSMLIDQMQGKTKDVVLLKLMKDVLPKDFAS; this is encoded by the coding sequence ATGACGAGCAGAAGAGCTGCTGTTTTTGCAATCGATCTCATTCATGGAACAGGATTTCTCTATCCATGGTCGCTTAAATCGGGTATTATCTCTCCTCCATTCTCTCACTTCTCTTCCAAGGCTTTTCAACCTAAGCAGCCGAGAATCGATTTCAGCTGTGTTAAAGAATTAAATGATGCTATTGGAGTGTTTCAAAAAATGAAGAGTATGCAGCCGGAGCCTTCTGTTCGAATGTACAACAGTCTTTTGAGTGTCACTGTAAAGATTGAGCAGTATTCTTTTGCCCTTTATATGTTTGATGAAATGCTTAGGATGGGTGTCCCTATTAATGTTTACACCATGAATATTGCTGTGAATTGTTGTTGTCTCTTGAAAGATATAAAATCTGGCTTTGCTGTAATGGGTATATTTTTCAAGAGAGGGTACGAACCAGATGTCGCGACATTCACCACTCTGATTAAAGGGTTGTTTTTAAATCATAAGGTGGCCGAGGCTGGGAAATTGTTCAATATGCTTTTGCGTTTCAGAATATGTGAGCCTAATGATATTATGATTCTGACGATGGTAGATGGGCTTTGTAAATCAGGAAATGTCCTTCCAGCGAGAGATTTAGTTCGTAGATTAGAAAGAAGCAGGTTGAGACCCAATGTCAAGGCTTATAATGCATTACTCGACGGGCTACGCAAATCTGGAATGGTGGATGATGCTCTCCAGCTCCTATCCGCGATGATCGAAAAGGGTATTACACCCAATGTTGTCACGTACAACTCGATGATTCAGGGGTTGTGCGACCTAAGGAGACTGGAGGATGTTAAGGTTCTGGTGAATGAAATGTCTAATTCTAATATTTCTCTCGATGTCGTAACTTTTAGTATATTGATTGATGCATACTGCAAGGAGAGAAAGATGAAAGAGGCTGAAGATTTGTTGGAAATTATGAAGCAACGTAACGTATGCCCTAATGTTGTCACTTATAATGCGATAATGGAGGGGTATTGTTTGAGAGGAGAAATTGACAAAGCACTACAAGTACTTGATTCCATGGTTGACAAGGGACTTAAGCCTGATATTGTTACCTACAATTGCTTATTAAATGGATATTGCAGAAAGGGGAGAATAGACGAAGCTTGGCTTCATTTTCTGGAAGTTCCTTTGAAAGGTCTGGAGCATGATACATGTACTTATAATACCATGATTCATGGACTGTTTAGTGAACGTAGATTTTCCGAGGGCTGGAAGCTTTTCAAGGATATGGAAGCTCGACGAGTAACTCCTAACATATATACTTATAGTACATTGTTGGATGGGCTGTGCAGGAATGGGGAGACTGATGAAGCTCTTTCTTTTCTACACACCATTGAAGGGAATGGAGTTACTCCTAATAGAGTCACATATGGGGCTGTCATTAATGGATTATGCAAAAATGGGAAACTTGATGTTGCCAGAGATCTTTTCAACCAACTACCTTCTAGAGGTGTGCTACCTAATGCTCGAATGTATACAATGATCATTGGTGCACTTTGTCATGAAGGTTCTACAGAGGAGGCACAATGTTTGCTTACAGAGATGCAGAGTCATGGTTGTGCACCTACCAGCGTGACATACAACATCATGACGCGAAGTTTCCTAAAGAAGAAAGAGCTTAGCAAGGCAATTCCATACTTGGAAGTAATGCGCAAAAAGGGACTCTCAGCAGATGTTTCTACTCTTTCCATGCTCATTGATCAAATGCAAGGAAAAACTAAAGATGTTGTTCTTCTCAAATTGATGAAGGATGTTTTGCCAAAGGATTTTGCATCATAG
- the LOC130999755 gene encoding stearoyl-[acyl-carrier-protein] 9-desaturase, chloroplastic: MPPQKIEIFKSIEGWAEDNLLVHLKPVEKCWQPQDFLPDPASDGFHDQVRELRERAKEIPDDYFVVLVGDMITEEALPTYQTMLNTLDGVRDETGASLTPWAVWTRAWTAEENRHGDLLNKYLYLCGRVDMKQIEKTIQYLIGSGMDPRTENNPYLGFIYTSFQERATFVSHGNTARHAREHGDIKLAQICGTIASDEKRHETAYTKIVEKLFEIDPDGTVLAFADMMKKKISMPAHLMYDGRDDSLFDHFSAVAQRLGVYTARDYADILEHLVARWKVENITGLSADGQKAQEYVCGLPPRIRRLEERAQGRAKQAPKIPFSWIYDREVQL; this comes from the exons ATGCCCCCTCAAAAGATCGAGATCTTCAAATCTATAGAAGGCTGGGCCGAGGACAATCTACTGGTTCACCTTAAACCAGTTGAGAAGTGTTGGCAGCCTCAGGATTTCTTGCCAGATCCCGCCTCAGATGGATTCCATGACCAGGTCAgggaattgagagagagagctaaGGAGATTCCCGATGATTATTTTGTTGTTCTGGTCGGAGATATGATCACCGAGGAAGCCCTCCCGACGTACCAGACAATGCTCAACACCTTGGATGGCGTGAGGGATGAAACGGGGGCGAGCTTAACTCCTTGGGCAGTCTGGACGAGGGCGTGGACTGCTGAGGAGAATAGGCACGGAGATCTTCTTAATAAGTATCTTTATCTCTGCGGGAGAGTAGACATGAAGCAAATCGAGAAGACTATCCAATATCTCATCGGGTCGGGAATG GACCCGAGGACAGAAAACAACCCGTACCTCGGATTCATCTACACATCCTTCCAAGAAAGGGCTACATTCGTGTCCCACGGAAACACAGCCCGACATGCCCGGGAGCATGGGGACATCAAGCTGGCTCAGATATGCGGCACCATCGCCTCGGATGAGAAGCGCCACGAAACTGCGTACACCAAGATAGTGGAGAAGCTGTTCGAGATCGACCCCGATGGGACCGTGCTAGCTTTTGCCGAcatgatgaagaagaaaatctCCATGCCCGCCCACTTGATGTACGACGGCCGTGATGACAGCCTCTTCGACCACTTCTCGGCCGTCGCCCAACGCCTCGGCGTCTACACAGCAAGAGACTACGCCGACATTCTAGAACACTTGGTTGCACGATGGAAAGTTGAAAATATAACGGGGCTATCCGCGGATGGGCAGAAGGCTCAAGAATATGTCTGTGGATTGCCTCCGAGAATCAGACGTCTGGAGGAGAGAGCTCAAGGGAGGGCCAAGCAGGCGCCGAAGATCCCGTTCAGCTGGATATACGACAGAGAAGTCCAACTCTGA